A stretch of Bacteroidales bacterium DNA encodes these proteins:
- a CDS encoding ABC transporter permease produces the protein MKQFIGFVRKEFYHIFRDYRTSLILFGMPVVQLLIFGFALTNDIKNARIAILDYSKDPVTSKLTHKILSSGYFILAENLDSETAIEAAFKQGNIKQVLIFEPDFAEKIERNGTASLQILADASDPNVARILTNYTMAIISNFQKELFSDKKLPIEVRTEVKMLYNAELRSVFMFVPGVITVLLLLISAMMTSISIAREKEMGTMEVLLVSPLRPIQIIIGKVVPYVLLAFMIAVMILILGFFVFGVPVRGSLVLLLGYSVLYIILALSLGIFISSVVDTQQVAMLISMVALMLPSILLSGFIFPIENMPWPLQWISNVIPAKWFIIVLRGVMLKGIGLGHLWKETLILTGMIIFFIALSVRKFKIRLA, from the coding sequence ATGAAACAATTCATCGGTTTTGTTAGAAAAGAATTTTACCACATCTTCCGCGATTACCGCACTTCGCTGATCTTGTTCGGGATGCCTGTGGTGCAGTTGCTCATTTTTGGTTTTGCCCTGACGAACGATATCAAAAATGCCCGCATCGCTATACTTGACTATTCAAAAGACCCTGTCACCTCTAAACTCACCCACAAAATTCTGTCATCAGGATATTTTATCCTGGCCGAAAACCTTGATAGTGAAACAGCCATTGAAGCCGCTTTTAAACAAGGCAATATTAAACAGGTATTGATTTTTGAGCCTGATTTTGCAGAAAAAATTGAACGCAATGGTACTGCTTCTCTACAAATCCTGGCAGATGCTTCGGATCCAAATGTGGCCAGAATCCTTACAAATTACACAATGGCAATCATCAGCAATTTTCAAAAGGAACTGTTTAGCGACAAAAAACTTCCGATTGAAGTCAGGACTGAAGTGAAAATGCTCTACAATGCTGAATTGAGAAGCGTTTTCATGTTTGTTCCTGGTGTCATCACAGTGCTTTTATTACTTATTTCAGCCATGATGACCTCCATTTCGATAGCCCGTGAAAAGGAGATGGGAACGATGGAAGTGTTGCTCGTTTCACCGCTCAGGCCCATCCAGATCATCATTGGCAAAGTCGTACCTTATGTATTGCTGGCCTTTATGATTGCTGTGATGATCCTCATTCTCGGGTTTTTTGTTTTTGGCGTTCCCGTCCGAGGCAGCCTTGTGCTGCTTCTCGGCTACAGTGTTCTCTATATCATCCTGGCATTGTCGCTTGGGATTTTTATTTCATCAGTTGTCGATACACAGCAGGTAGCCATGCTGATCTCAATGGTAGCGCTCATGTTGCCTTCCATTTTGCTTTCAGGATTTATTTTCCCCATCGAAAACATGCCCTGGCCATTACAATGGATTTCCAATGTGATTCCGGCCAAGTGGTTCATTATCGTATTGCGTGGTGTTATGCTCAAGGGAATTGGTCTTGGTCATTTATGGAAAGAGACCTTAATTCTAACAGGAATGATCATATTTTTTATTGCACTGAGTGTCCGGAAATTTAAAATCAGGTTGGCATAA
- a CDS encoding ABC transporter ATP-binding protein: protein MNTISVNQLSKSYGQTKALKEISLEVKEGEIFGLIGPDGAGKTTLFRILVTLLLPDSGTANLNGFDCVNDYKKIRRSVGYMPGRFSLYPDLSVEENLEFFATIFNTSISENYSLIRDIYTQIEPFKKRPAGKLSGGMKQKLALCCALIHRPEVLLLDEPTTGVDAVSRKEFWEMLRRINKQGITILVSTPYMDEAVLCDRIALMQNGEILGIETPENLIGQFNHRLLAVKSDETFRLISDLEECEYINTVYPFGDYLHVTPQTKDCDLSELKTYLEQKKHQHLEIKEIKPNIEDCFMDLMVGKTQKNK from the coding sequence ATGAATACAATTTCAGTAAATCAATTAAGCAAATCTTATGGCCAAACCAAAGCCCTGAAAGAGATTTCCTTAGAAGTGAAAGAAGGGGAGATATTTGGCCTTATTGGTCCGGATGGCGCCGGAAAAACAACTTTATTCAGGATATTGGTTACCCTGTTACTACCCGATAGCGGGACTGCAAACTTAAACGGGTTTGATTGCGTGAATGATTACAAAAAGATCAGGCGGTCGGTGGGTTACATGCCAGGAAGGTTTTCATTATATCCCGATTTATCCGTTGAGGAGAACCTGGAGTTTTTTGCTACCATTTTCAACACATCAATTAGCGAAAATTACAGCTTGATCAGGGATATTTACACCCAAATTGAGCCTTTTAAAAAACGCCCGGCAGGAAAGCTTTCTGGTGGGATGAAACAGAAACTTGCCCTTTGTTGCGCCCTTATTCACCGCCCTGAAGTCCTTTTGCTCGACGAACCTACGACCGGTGTGGATGCTGTTTCGAGAAAGGAATTCTGGGAAATGCTTCGCAGGATTAATAAACAGGGAATAACAATCCTGGTATCTACGCCCTACATGGACGAAGCTGTACTTTGCGACCGTATCGCATTGATGCAGAATGGAGAAATCCTGGGCATCGAAACACCTGAAAATCTGATCGGGCAATTTAACCACAGGCTGCTGGCAGTAAAATCAGATGAGACTTTCAGATTAATCAGCGACCTGGAGGAGTGTGAATACATCAACACAGTGTATCCGTTCGGTGATTATTTGCATGTTACCCCTCAAACGAAAGATTGTGATCTCAGCGAATTGAAAACATACCTGGAGCAAAAAAAACATCAGCATCTGGAAATCAAAGAAATTAAACCCAACATCGAAGATTGTTTTATGGATTTGATGGTAGGGAAAACACAGAAAAACAAATGA
- a CDS encoding HlyD family efflux transporter periplasmic adaptor subunit gives MKNRKLILIIWSAFAGLISCTEGDRTSDAYGNFEATEITISAQATGEILEFAMDEGDFLKAGQIIGWIDTTDLSLKKAQIFAQKEAIISKISNLDAQIAVYEQQKVNIQRDRERIGKMYQDGAATQKQVDDISGQIDVIEKQIKSVKSQQSSISSEAGAIQKQIAQVEESISKSIITNPMDGVVLTKYVNAHEMAVVGKPLYKLADLREMTLKVYASGSQIPQVKIGQQVKVLVDVDKENTKILSGTVSWVSESAEFTPKIIQTRDERVNMVYAVKVLVKNDGTLKIGMPGEINF, from the coding sequence ATGAAAAACAGAAAACTAATTCTAATTATCTGGAGCGCCTTTGCAGGGCTAATTTCGTGCACTGAAGGCGACCGGACATCGGACGCTTACGGAAATTTTGAAGCCACTGAAATCACCATTTCGGCCCAGGCTACCGGAGAAATATTGGAATTTGCAATGGATGAGGGCGATTTTCTGAAAGCCGGACAAATTATCGGTTGGATTGATACCACTGACCTTTCGTTAAAAAAAGCTCAGATCTTTGCTCAGAAAGAGGCCATCATTTCAAAGATTTCTAACCTGGATGCGCAGATTGCAGTGTATGAACAACAAAAAGTCAATATTCAGCGCGACCGGGAGCGTATCGGTAAGATGTATCAGGATGGTGCGGCTACTCAAAAGCAGGTGGATGATATTTCGGGGCAGATTGATGTGATCGAAAAGCAGATCAAATCGGTCAAATCGCAGCAATCATCCATATCAAGCGAGGCAGGCGCTATTCAAAAGCAAATTGCCCAGGTTGAGGAATCCATCAGCAAATCGATCATTACCAACCCGATGGATGGCGTGGTGTTGACAAAATATGTAAACGCGCATGAAATGGCCGTGGTTGGCAAACCGCTTTACAAATTGGCCGATTTACGCGAAATGACCTTAAAGGTTTATGCAAGCGGAAGCCAGATCCCACAGGTTAAAATCGGCCAGCAAGTAAAGGTGTTGGTTGATGTTGATAAAGAAAATACAAAAATATTATCTGGAACGGTCAGTTGGGTGAGCGAAAGCGCCGAGTTTACACCAAAAATTATTCAAACCAGGGATGAACGTGTGAATATGGTGTATGCCGTGAAAGTTTTGGTGAAAAATGACGGAACATTGAAAATCGGGATGCCGGGAGAAATTAATTTCTAA
- a CDS encoding ABC transporter ATP-binding protein has translation MKTTNQNIIEVEKLVKKFGDFTANRDLTFNVKSGEIFGFLGANGAGKTTAMKILIGLWKPTSGKALVGGFDVYTQTNKIKESIGYMSQKFSLYEDLTPVENIRFYGGIYGLGKNEIREKTSQALIELGLENIRNRLVKSLPLGWKQKLAFTVAMLHEPKIVFLDEPTGGVDPITRRQFWKMIYQAAHRGITIFVTTHYMDEAEYCDRVSIMVDGEIKALDTPDLLKEKYESKTMNDVFLKLARAQTI, from the coding sequence ATGAAAACTACCAACCAAAATATCATTGAAGTTGAAAAGCTTGTCAAGAAATTCGGTGACTTCACTGCAAATCGCGACTTAACTTTTAATGTAAAAAGCGGAGAAATATTTGGATTTCTTGGAGCAAACGGCGCCGGTAAAACTACAGCTATGAAAATTTTGATCGGCCTTTGGAAACCCACATCAGGTAAAGCGTTGGTTGGTGGGTTTGATGTTTATACCCAAACCAACAAAATCAAGGAAAGTATTGGTTATATGAGCCAAAAATTTTCGCTTTACGAGGATCTGACACCGGTCGAAAATATCCGGTTCTACGGTGGAATTTATGGATTGGGTAAAAATGAAATCAGGGAAAAAACCTCACAAGCGTTAATAGAGCTTGGTCTTGAAAATATCCGGAACCGGCTCGTAAAATCACTGCCACTGGGGTGGAAGCAAAAACTGGCATTCACTGTAGCCATGTTGCATGAGCCCAAAATCGTATTCCTTGACGAGCCCACGGGCGGAGTTGACCCGATAACCCGGCGGCAGTTCTGGAAAATGATTTACCAGGCTGCACATCGCGGGATCACCATTTTTGTCACCACTCACTATATGGATGAAGCGGAATATTGCGACCGCGTTTCAATCATGGTTGATGGTGAAATAAAAGCACTGGACACTCCTGATTTGCTAAAAGAAAAGTACGAATCAAAAACAATGAATGATGTGTTTTTAAAACTTGCCAGGGCCCAAACTATCTAA
- a CDS encoding TolC family protein, whose protein sequence is MNNLKILLLATLSLLTASGLEAGTPDTLILEYCHRRAVENYPIMKQKQLFAESTALKNENSDKDYLPQFRIDGRASYQSDVTEVPVRLPGFSFPSPDKDVFDLQLGLNQLIWDGGITRELKNLESADLQINQQQVEVELYKVKERVNGLFFKILLFQKSKEALLINKQTVEEKLRELASGIENGMILQMSADVLEAQILQIDQSIIEIDAETRGTFRMLGELLDLELPSTTFLVLPEPEIITRAFVNQRPEYLLLDLQKNKLELSKNLVTAGKMPKFSGFGKLGYGKPGLNMLSNEFDSYYMVGVGLSWDLFNWNRPENQKKLLYLQQEIVETQKEALDLNVKIQVEDDLAAIEKFSNLIANDESLIILREKIATTASSQLDNGMITSTQYLEELNKATRAKLELETHRIQLSMSKINYLKTIGQL, encoded by the coding sequence CTATCATGAAACAAAAGCAATTATTTGCCGAATCTACAGCATTAAAAAATGAAAATTCGGACAAAGATTACCTGCCTCAGTTCAGGATTGACGGGAGGGCTAGTTACCAGTCGGATGTTACTGAAGTACCGGTCAGGTTGCCCGGATTTAGTTTTCCTTCGCCGGACAAAGATGTTTTTGACCTGCAACTCGGGTTGAATCAGCTGATCTGGGATGGAGGCATAACCCGCGAACTGAAAAACCTTGAAAGTGCTGACCTGCAAATCAACCAGCAGCAGGTTGAGGTAGAACTTTACAAAGTAAAGGAGCGGGTAAATGGGCTGTTCTTTAAAATCCTCCTGTTCCAGAAAAGTAAAGAAGCACTGTTGATTAACAAGCAAACGGTGGAGGAGAAGCTCAGGGAACTTGCTTCAGGAATAGAAAATGGGATGATTTTGCAGATGAGTGCTGATGTCCTGGAGGCGCAAATCCTCCAGATCGACCAAAGCATCATTGAGATTGATGCTGAAACCCGTGGAACGTTCAGGATGCTCGGTGAATTGCTCGATCTGGAATTGCCTTCAACCACATTTCTCGTGCTTCCAGAACCTGAGATCATTACCCGGGCATTCGTCAATCAGCGCCCTGAATACCTACTCCTTGATTTGCAAAAAAATAAACTCGAACTCTCCAAAAATCTTGTCACAGCCGGCAAAATGCCTAAATTCTCAGGATTTGGGAAACTGGGTTATGGCAAGCCTGGTCTCAACATGCTCTCCAACGAATTTGACAGCTATTACATGGTTGGAGTCGGCTTATCGTGGGATCTTTTCAACTGGAACCGGCCTGAGAATCAGAAAAAATTACTTTATTTACAACAGGAAATTGTTGAAACACAAAAGGAAGCGTTGGATTTGAATGTGAAAATCCAGGTCGAGGATGACCTTGCTGCCATTGAAAAGTTCAGCAACCTGATCGCCAACGATGAAAGCCTGATTATCTTGAGGGAAAAAATTGCAACCACCGCTTCATCCCAGCTCGACAACGGGATGATTACCTCGACACAATACCTTGAAGAACTCAACAAAGCAACCCGGGCGAAGTTGGAACTTGAAACCCATCGGATCCAACTTTCAATGTCCAAAATCAATTATCTGAAAACCATAGGACAACTTTAA